The sequence below is a genomic window from Barrientosiimonas humi.
AGCTTGGGCGGCGCGGGAGCCACCCTCCCCGGCCCGCCCAACTTGGGCATCTACCCTCTCCGGGTGTCCACACCCACCCTCCAGCGCCTCGACCGCAATCCTCCCGACAAGCGGGCGGGTGCTTCAGGGATGCGCACCGACATCCAGGCGCTGCGTGCGCTGGCCGTCATGCTGGTCGTGGTCTACCACCTGTGGCCGGGTGAGCTGACCGGCGGATTCGTCGGCGTCGACGTCTTCTTCGTCATCTCCGGGTTCCTCATCACCGGGCACCTGCTGCGCGACGCCGAGCGCAAGGGTGGCGTCTCGCTCCTGCAGTTCTGGACCCGCCGCGCTTTCCGGCTGCTCCCCGCGTCGCTGCTCGTCATCGTGGTCACGATGGCCGGCGTGCTCGCGTTCGTCGGCGAGGACCAGTGGCGCCGCCACGCCCAGCAGGCCCTCGCCTCCGGGTTCTACGTGCAGAACTGGGTGCTGTCGGCGAGCTCGACCGACTACCTCGCCTCCAGCGACAGCCCGACCGCCTTCCAGCACTTCTGGTCGCTGTCGATCGAGGAGCAGTTCTACCTCGTCCTGCCGGTCGTGTTCGTGGCCGTGCTCGCCCTCGCGAAGACGCGCTGGCGCACGGCCTTCTTCGCCGCGCTCGTCGCGATCACCGGCGCCTCGCTGTGGTGGTCGATCCAGCTCACCGCCACCAACTCCGCCGCGGCCTACTTCGTCACCACCACCCGCGCGTGGGAGTTCGGCATCGGGGCCCTGGCCTCGTTCGTACGCCCTCGCCACCTCGCGCGCATCAGCCCGGCCGTCGCCTGGGTCGGCATCGGCGCGATCGTCGTCTCGGCCATGACGTTCAGCGGACAGACCGCCTTCCCCGGTTACGCGGCGCTGCTCCCCACCGTGGGCGCCGTGCTCGCGCTGATCACCCTGCGCCACGACCGAGTCTTCGACACCGTCACGAACACCCGGCCGGTCCAGCTGATCGGCGACGCGTCGTACTCCATCTACCTGTGGCACTGGCCGCTGTTCGTCATCGCGCCCTACGCGCTCGGGCGCGAGCTCGGCTTCCTGCCCCGCCTCGGCATCCTCGTGCTGTCGATCGCCGTCGGCTGGCTGAGCATGCGGTTCGTGGAGACGCCCTTCCGCGCGCGCGGCTTCGCCCGGTGGCGCACCCGCAGCGGTGCAGCGGTCGCCGCCGGGATCGCCGGGGTGCTCGTCGTCTCCATGGGCAGCTTC
It includes:
- a CDS encoding acyltransferase family protein, with translation MSTPTLQRLDRNPPDKRAGASGMRTDIQALRALAVMLVVVYHLWPGELTGGFVGVDVFFVISGFLITGHLLRDAERKGGVSLLQFWTRRAFRLLPASLLVIVVTMAGVLAFVGEDQWRRHAQQALASGFYVQNWVLSASSTDYLASSDSPTAFQHFWSLSIEEQFYLVLPVVFVAVLALAKTRWRTAFFAALVAITGASLWWSIQLTATNSAAAYFVTTTRAWEFGIGALASFVRPRHLARISPAVAWVGIGAIVVSAMTFSGQTAFPGYAALLPTVGAVLALITLRHDRVFDTVTNTRPVQLIGDASYSIYLWHWPLFVIAPYALGRELGFLPRLGILVLSIAVGWLSMRFVETPFRARGFARWRTRSGAAVAAGIAGVLVVSMGSFGVLQMRERQSADQVQQAMTGSDPCLGAPALGRTDCPSSGRLTPSLALLPDDDGNRDECWARAGEVAVRRCTLNDPARPAKRAIAIGDSHNNSLIPAYARAAKSLGWKFDVAGKEGCYVSTSNLPLGRDPSECRTWRTTVVDQVASDPDIDVVVVTRNESDKFGSTHEERQQVEQGLRDAWSRFTREGKQVIVLQDVPQLENKPAECLAQAGLEDPRSCTWSTRTAYPEYQSLRAASEGQQGVTFVPVQDDFCTDGQCPAVIGNVPVYFNRAHVSKTFAASWGPQLASKLRDAAQ